GCAATCAAACTAGTAGAAAATGCTATTCCCATACTTTGTAAAGGTTTTTGCAATTGCTGTATTAAATCACTAACACCAATATCTGTTCCATTTGGATTAAAGTTTATCGTTTGACTTAGGTTATACAAGTTAGAACTAATACCAATAAAAGTACCTAATAATCCAAAGGCTAATAGTAAATTAGGCAATGTCTGGCAAAAATAATCCCATTGTTCGCAACGCAGAGATATCCTCCAAAAGTTTAATCTTTCTTGACTATATAAACCATCGATTAAAGCCATAGTATTTACTTGTTCGAGTTTCTGGCTTGCTTGTTTGAATCTAGCTTCTAAGTTATCTACAATTTGTGGTTGTTTTCCTCGGCTTTCATAAGTTAGTAACCTCGATACCTTATTTGCCGAACCAATTAAATATCGATAAAGAGAGTGACGTAGTAAAACAGCAAAAATAGTCGGTAAGATAACTAAAATAACCGTCAGTAACATTAAAGAAGGTGGAAAAATATTTAAGATATTTAGCATAGCTTTTAGAGGATTAGTAATTTATTTTTTATTAGTTGAGTAACTAGGTTTAAAAATACAAATCTAGTATTTCTTTTTCCTTGGCTTTAAATCCTGCTTCTGTAATTACTCCCGTATCCCTTAATTTTTTAAGCTGCGCTAGTTTAGCAATTATTTCTGTATTATTTTTGGATGAATCATCATTATCAATTTCTGCATCCAAAATCTCATTCTGATTTGCTTTTGGTTCGATAACTTCAGTCGATATTTGATTATCATCATCTATAGTCGTAGTGGTTGCCGATAGCCTTTGTCGATCTTGAGAGGATAGAGAAGGTGAACCGAGTGCCTTTTGTTGATTAAACTTCTCTTCCATACGTCGCCAGAAACGATTAATGATTCCTTCTTGAGCTTTTGTATCCAGGGTTTCTCTTGTACCGACGACAGTTTCTTTGTATAGATAATTGGGATCGTCTTCTGGTAACTCATCGACTACGGCGACAAATTCTCGCAGCTTTGGTAAATAGTATGATTCCCATTTATTCGGGCTGTTGGTAATATCGTCGATCGCCTTATCTAATTCCCCATTCAAAGCCACCGCCATATCTTTGACGTTTGCTAGTTGTTCTAAAGCCTCATCCCAAACGCTACTGAGGGTATTTACTTGATGTGTATCTCGCAGGCGATCGTAATATTGCAACTCATGTAAACCCGTCTGCTGGTTATAGGGAAGTAAGCCAAAGGCTAGAGAGGGATAAAAGATATCCTGTAGCTGTCTCATTTCTCGCGCATCAGGAGGAATGATATCAGTAAACATAATGCGATAATCGTTATGTAGAAAGGTTTTACCATAACCTCTCTGGTTTAAATAATGTCTCCGCATTTGTTCTAAGCCTTGAATTAGCCTTAAAGGAAAAGCACCGTAGTGGCGAACAAACACAACTTCATCTTCAGCTTGAATGGGTTTGAACCAACTATCTTGAATACCTATATCATTTTTGAGAATATTTTTGAGTTGAGTAACCTCGCGGTTATCGGTGTCTTTAAAGCCAATACTTATATGAATTTTGCTTTCTAGAATTGGATCGAAGTAAGGATCGTTAATATTTAGGGGTAATAAAGGTTCGGCTTCTCTCCATATTTGTTCGAGACGGGTTGCACGATCGCTTAAAGAGTAGTTTTCTAGAAACCGTTTAATTGCCGACTGTACCCGATCTAAACTACGGGAACTAAATAAACCATCAACAATTAAATTAATTTCTTCAATTAATTGGGTTTCGTCAATTAAACTAGCATCGAGACAGGTAAAAAGTGATTCTTCTACACCAATCTTTTCAGTAATTTTGTTTGTAACTAAAGCAAGCTGCGAAATGCGATCGCGATCGGGTAATAGACTTTGATAGCAACTATCGCTATCTGCATCGGCAAAGATTGCTTCTCCGCTCATTTCATCGGTGTTTAATTGTTTTAGTTCTTTTTCTTTTTTGTCATATGCTTGCTGAACGTTTTGCAGCTGGTTATAAAAGTTGCTGGCTTTGGTATTTAAGTCGTTGACGTACTGCTGAAGATTTTTGACTATATCTAATGTTTCACGGGTTAATACAAAATCGAAGTTGTGTTTGATTAATTTATTAACTTCCCCAACAATCTGTTTGGCTTCTTCTTGAAACTGGCTGTTTTTTTTCTTTTTATTGAAAGATAACAAGCCACCTTTACTTTCAATATCTTCAATAGTTTGGGCTGCATCGAGCCATTTTCTCTCAATCTCTTCCAGGCTGTGAATTTTACCATTCCCGTTTACTCTATCTTCTATATTTCGATAGGATTTATTTAGTTCAGTAGTTAAAGCTTCTAACCAAGCACGGGTATTAGCCAAACAAAAGTCAGGTTGATTGGGATGAAGCAGGGTCATTAAAAAGCGATCGATATCTTTAGTTAATTTTCGTGTAATTTCCTCGCGAGCTTGTTTAATATTAGTCAGCCAAACTCCACGATTACTTTCGCTCTCTCCTGGTTGAACCTTATGAAATTGTTCGCGAATTGCTTTAGGTAATTGAGTAATTAAATTCTCGCGATCGTCTTTAGTTTCGCATTCGGCAATACTACTTTCCAAACCATTACGCCAGCTACTCAAAGCATTACTAAAGGTCTTGTTTCCATCAGTAGTTGCTTGACGCAGTTTATTAATTAATCCCTCTTGTTTATCCCCCTCTGTATACCATTGATTCAAAAATCTTTCTAGCAATATTTTGGCATCGGGGCTTTGTCCTTCTCCCTGTAGCCAATACTTAACTAGTTTAAGTTTGATTCTATTTAAAGATACCTGTACTGCAATATCGCGAGGAAAATATATTTTTGCCAGACCAAAAGAAAGGTAACGCTGTACATTAGGACGAGGATGTTTATCTAGCTCAATAAAATGCTCTAAATAGTTATCTCTATCTGAGGTAACGGCTGAAGATAATTCTCCAGCAAAAATAAGATTAATTTTATGAGCAATAATATTACACAGTTTGGCTTTTTCCAAAATACGATAATCACTATTAGTACGATTGGATATTAAATAAACATAATCAAAAGGTGGACGTTCTTCTTCTACGTACTGAAGATTGTGTAAGTCATAATAAGCTTTAAACTTAGTTCCCACAGTTGCATAATAATTTAATTCTTTTAGTGCAGCGTAAGTATTAGCATTCATACTTGGAGTATTACCATAAAGTTCGGGACTAGTTACTAAATAACCACTAATTTGTGTCTCGATACCGCCATACATCTTTTGTAAGAAATAAGCAGTATCTAAAAATATTCCGCTACCCGTACCGCCACATAAAGAACCAACGACAAAAATGCTTAACTTATTATCAATAACTAACCCCTGCTGGATTAATTTACCTTCATGTCCTAAAGTCTTTTTCTCGGCTGTTTCTATAGCAGTTTTAATCTGGCGATGATTATGAAAAAATGCCAATCTTCCTACAGGTCTAATTCCTTGTGCGCCTTCATCAATGGCTTTTAAATCTCTTAGTAGCTGTGGAGGAAACCAGCATTCAATATTTTTATAGACCCCTGGCGAACCTTCATAGTTACTAGATTTACGTCCCATTTCTTCCTTGAAGTTGCTAACTTCATTTCTGCTCATTGTTGCTGCAACTTTTTCGGCATTGCTAAAACGTAAATCGACCCCGTGATAAAAATTTCCCGTTCGTAACCCTGTAACATTGCTGCTAGCCTTATCCGTATCTATATGCACGAAACTAACTACAGGGAGTGCATCTAAACTGCCATATTTATCCACAATTAAACGACGAATACGCATCAAAACGTCTTTCCCTGTTCCCCCTAATCCAATACAGATAGTGCGTCTAATTTTTTGGCTTTGAGCTTCTGATTTAATATTCATAGGGCTTATTTAGTTAATTTAATAGCAAGGTCGAAGTTTTGATCTTTGAAAGGACAATTAAGCCTAAAACTATTACGTTCTATGGCTATATCTTTCTTTACCTCTTGTTCGCGATAGAAAACTGGTAGGCTCTTTGAGGGAGTCAAATAAAGACGATTTC
This DNA window, taken from Pleurocapsa sp. FMAR1, encodes the following:
- a CDS encoding tubulin-like doman-containing protein; the protein is MNIKSEAQSQKIRRTICIGLGGTGKDVLMRIRRLIVDKYGSLDALPVVSFVHIDTDKASSNVTGLRTGNFYHGVDLRFSNAEKVAATMSRNEVSNFKEEMGRKSSNYEGSPGVYKNIECWFPPQLLRDLKAIDEGAQGIRPVGRLAFFHNHRQIKTAIETAEKKTLGHEGKLIQQGLVIDNKLSIFVVGSLCGGTGSGIFLDTAYFLQKMYGGIETQISGYLVTSPELYGNTPSMNANTYAALKELNYYATVGTKFKAYYDLHNLQYVEEERPPFDYVYLISNRTNSDYRILEKAKLCNIIAHKINLIFAGELSSAVTSDRDNYLEHFIELDKHPRPNVQRYLSFGLAKIYFPRDIAVQVSLNRIKLKLVKYWLQGEGQSPDAKILLERFLNQWYTEGDKQEGLINKLRQATTDGNKTFSNALSSWRNGLESSIAECETKDDRENLITQLPKAIREQFHKVQPGESESNRGVWLTNIKQAREEITRKLTKDIDRFLMTLLHPNQPDFCLANTRAWLEALTTELNKSYRNIEDRVNGNGKIHSLEEIERKWLDAAQTIEDIESKGGLLSFNKKKKNSQFQEEAKQIVGEVNKLIKHNFDFVLTRETLDIVKNLQQYVNDLNTKASNFYNQLQNVQQAYDKKEKELKQLNTDEMSGEAIFADADSDSCYQSLLPDRDRISQLALVTNKITEKIGVEESLFTCLDASLIDETQLIEEINLIVDGLFSSRSLDRVQSAIKRFLENYSLSDRATRLEQIWREAEPLLPLNINDPYFDPILESKIHISIGFKDTDNREVTQLKNILKNDIGIQDSWFKPIQAEDEVVFVRHYGAFPLRLIQGLEQMRRHYLNQRGYGKTFLHNDYRIMFTDIIPPDAREMRQLQDIFYPSLAFGLLPYNQQTGLHELQYYDRLRDTHQVNTLSSVWDEALEQLANVKDMAVALNGELDKAIDDITNSPNKWESYYLPKLREFVAVVDELPEDDPNYLYKETVVGTRETLDTKAQEGIINRFWRRMEEKFNQQKALGSPSLSSQDRQRLSATTTTIDDDNQISTEVIEPKANQNEILDAEIDNDDSSKNNTEIIAKLAQLKKLRDTGVITEAGFKAKEKEILDLYF